In one Haloplanus salinus genomic region, the following are encoded:
- the acs gene encoding acetate--CoA ligase, whose product MSDDDIELEARLEEQEVFEPSDAFVEQANVSDSGIYEEFEENWPDCWEAAADLLDWEEGYDRVLDDSDPPFYKWFTDGTLNASANCLDRHLAERGDEVAIEWVGEPVDEDDRSFTYAELHREVNECAAALRDMGVGEDDVVTMYMPMIPELPVAMLACARIGAPHSVVFAGFSADALATRMNAADSEYLVTCDGYYRRGDPLDHLAKANEGLSGVEHDVEGVVVAERLRDGDGFGHDMADNQHAYADLVADHEGAEVEPVKRDAEDMLFLMYTSGTTGQPKGVKHTTAGYLAWASWTSQAVLDIKPEDTYFCSADIGWITGHSYIVYGPLALGTTTMMYEGTPDHPDRDRLWEIVEEYEATQLYTAPTAIRAFMKWGSEYPEQHDLSSLRLLGTVGEPINPRAWKWYYTHIGNEECPIVDTWWQTETGGMMVTTLPGIKEMKPGSAGPPLPGVDARIVDTNGDEVDAGRAGYLTVGKPWPGMLRTLYKNDERYIQEYWAEYSDTDSDDPEDWVYFPEDGAKIDGDGYITVLGRVDDVINVSGHRLGTMEIESAIVGVEGVAEAAVVGGDHEVKGEAVYAYVITEEGYDEDDDLRQRIVQGVEDAIGPIARPERVVFSPDLPKTRSGKIMRRLLEDIANEAELGDTSTLRNPNIVEDIQGKISGD is encoded by the coding sequence ATGTCCGACGACGACATCGAACTGGAGGCGCGCCTCGAAGAGCAAGAGGTGTTCGAGCCCTCGGACGCGTTCGTCGAGCAGGCGAACGTCTCGGACTCCGGGATCTACGAGGAGTTCGAGGAGAACTGGCCCGACTGCTGGGAGGCGGCAGCCGACCTCCTCGACTGGGAGGAGGGGTACGATCGGGTACTCGACGATTCGGACCCGCCATTTTATAAGTGGTTCACCGACGGTACGTTGAACGCGTCGGCGAACTGCCTGGATCGCCACTTGGCGGAACGCGGCGACGAGGTGGCCATCGAGTGGGTCGGCGAACCCGTCGACGAGGACGACCGCTCGTTCACCTACGCGGAGCTCCACCGCGAGGTCAACGAGTGCGCCGCGGCGCTCCGCGACATGGGCGTCGGCGAGGACGACGTGGTGACGATGTACATGCCGATGATCCCGGAACTTCCCGTCGCCATGCTTGCGTGTGCGCGCATCGGCGCACCCCACAGCGTGGTGTTCGCGGGCTTCTCGGCGGACGCGCTGGCGACGCGGATGAACGCCGCCGACTCGGAGTATCTCGTCACCTGCGACGGCTACTACCGCCGTGGCGACCCGCTCGACCACCTCGCGAAGGCCAACGAGGGGCTGAGCGGCGTCGAACACGACGTCGAGGGTGTCGTCGTGGCCGAGCGCCTCCGCGACGGCGACGGCTTCGGGCACGACATGGCGGACAACCAGCACGCCTACGCCGACCTCGTCGCCGACCACGAGGGCGCCGAGGTGGAGCCGGTCAAACGCGACGCCGAGGACATGTTGTTTCTCATGTACACCTCGGGCACGACGGGCCAGCCCAAGGGCGTCAAACACACCACCGCCGGCTACCTCGCGTGGGCGTCGTGGACCAGTCAGGCCGTCCTCGACATCAAGCCCGAGGACACCTACTTCTGCTCGGCCGACATCGGCTGGATCACGGGTCACTCCTACATCGTCTACGGGCCGCTCGCGCTCGGCACGACGACGATGATGTACGAGGGGACGCCGGACCACCCGGACCGCGACCGCCTCTGGGAGATCGTCGAGGAGTACGAGGCGACCCAGCTCTACACTGCCCCCACGGCGATCCGCGCGTTCATGAAGTGGGGGTCCGAGTACCCCGAACAACACGACCTCTCCAGCCTGCGACTGCTGGGCACCGTCGGTGAACCCATCAACCCACGTGCGTGGAAGTGGTACTACACGCACATCGGGAACGAGGAGTGCCCCATCGTCGACACGTGGTGGCAGACCGAGACGGGCGGCATGATGGTCACGACGCTCCCGGGCATCAAGGAGATGAAGCCCGGCTCCGCCGGCCCGCCGCTGCCGGGCGTCGACGCACGGATCGTCGACACCAACGGCGACGAAGTCGATGCCGGCCGCGCCGGCTACCTCACCGTCGGGAAGCCGTGGCCCGGGATGCTCCGGACGCTCTATAAGAACGACGAGCGCTACATCCAGGAGTACTGGGCGGAGTACTCCGACACCGACTCGGACGATCCCGAAGACTGGGTCTACTTCCCCGAGGACGGCGCGAAGATCGACGGCGACGGCTACATCACCGTCCTCGGCCGCGTCGACGACGTGATCAACGTCTCGGGGCACCGGTTGGGAACGATGGAGATCGAATCCGCCATCGTCGGCGTCGAGGGCGTGGCGGAGGCGGCCGTCGTCGGCGGCGACCACGAGGTGAAAGGCGAGGCCGTCTACGCCTACGTCATCACCGAGGAGGGCTACGACGAGGACGACGACCTCCGCCAGCGTATCGTCCAGGGCGTCGAGGACGCCATCGGTCCCATCGCCCGGCCGGAGCGCGTCGTCTTCTCGCCCGACCTGCCGAAGACGCGTTCGGGCAAGATCATGCGTCGCCTCCTTGAGGACATCGCCAACGAGGCCGAGTTGGGCGATACGTCCACGCTCCGGAACCCCAACATCGTCGAGGACATCCAGGGCAAGATCAGCGGCGACTAG
- a CDS encoding substrate-binding protein: MVGLAGCSGGGGGGGGGGGGDGGDTEYPELGNYPIEGDTATFGFNVPQSGPYASEGEDELRAYELAVKHLNDGGGWVDSQFDDLSGDGVLGYQIDSVSGDTATDADTARQSASRMIQRDGAVMVTGGSSSAVAIAVQELCQRERVMFMACLTHSNETTGANCVRYGFREMFNAYMTGQALAPVLQDEYGGDLQFYQLYADYSWGQTVQESMNQFLTETAGWEQIDSVATPLGTSDYSSYLSEAANSGADVLLLDHYGLDGATSVSQAVDAGLDQDMELVVPLYNRPMAEAAGAAIEGVFGTVAWDSQIDNTPTQEFLQVFQDEYDRVPSGPAQLAYSQTLQYAAAAERAGTFYPPEVIRQLEGFEYDNIGMGAETMRGCDHQAQRDVPVVRGLPESEQAEGQYFEIINVTSRDELGYACDAGPAAECELGEYGDE; encoded by the coding sequence CTGGTCGGACTGGCCGGTTGCTCGGGCGGCGGTGGCGGTGGCGGTGGCGGTGGCGGCGGCGACGGCGGCGACACCGAGTACCCCGAACTCGGCAACTACCCAATCGAGGGCGATACGGCGACGTTCGGCTTCAACGTCCCCCAATCCGGGCCGTACGCCTCGGAGGGCGAGGACGAACTCCGTGCGTACGAACTCGCGGTGAAGCATCTGAACGACGGCGGCGGATGGGTCGACTCGCAGTTCGACGACCTCTCCGGCGACGGCGTCCTCGGCTATCAGATCGACTCGGTGAGCGGCGACACGGCGACCGACGCCGACACCGCGCGGCAGTCCGCGTCGCGGATGATCCAGCGTGACGGCGCGGTCATGGTGACCGGCGGGTCGTCCTCCGCCGTCGCCATCGCCGTCCAGGAGCTGTGCCAGCGCGAACGGGTCATGTTCATGGCCTGTCTCACCCACTCCAACGAGACGACCGGCGCGAACTGCGTGCGCTACGGCTTCCGCGAGATGTTCAACGCGTACATGACGGGGCAGGCGCTCGCACCGGTCCTCCAGGACGAGTACGGAGGCGACCTCCAGTTCTACCAGCTCTACGCCGACTACAGCTGGGGGCAGACCGTTCAGGAGTCGATGAATCAGTTCCTGACGGAGACGGCCGGCTGGGAGCAAATCGACTCCGTCGCCACGCCCCTCGGTACCAGCGACTACTCCTCGTACCTCTCGGAGGCGGCGAACTCCGGCGCCGACGTACTCCTGCTGGACCACTACGGACTGGACGGCGCAACGTCGGTGAGCCAGGCGGTCGACGCCGGCCTCGACCAAGATATGGAACTCGTCGTCCCGCTGTACAACCGACCGATGGCCGAGGCCGCGGGCGCCGCCATCGAGGGCGTCTTCGGCACCGTCGCCTGGGACTCGCAGATCGACAACACGCCGACCCAGGAGTTCCTCCAGGTCTTCCAGGACGAGTACGACCGCGTTCCCTCCGGACCGGCACAGCTCGCCTACTCGCAGACGCTCCAGTACGCCGCGGCCGCCGAGCGCGCGGGGACGTTCTACCCGCCCGAGGTCATCCGGCAACTGGAGGGCTTCGAGTACGACAACATCGGCATGGGCGCCGAGACGATGCGTGGCTGTGATCATCAGGCCCAGCGCGACGTCCCCGTCGTCCGTGGTCTCCCCGAATCCGAACAGGCCGAAGGCCAGTACTTCGAGATCATCAACGTCACGAGCCGGGACGAACTCGGCTACGCCTGCGACGCCGGCCCCGCCGCCGAATGTGAACTCGGCGAGTACGGCGACGAGTAG
- a CDS encoding GNAT family N-acetyltransferase: protein MDIRDATAADIGGIRAVAHDSLAASYGHVLEDDIIAQAVERWYDEETLVDDLDDRSTEFLVAADDGTIVGFAQSYVVDRREVVGEIDWLHVEPGSRGGGVGDELLAALESRLMDHGVSRIEGRVLEANEAGAGFYEREEFEGIGDRTVDIGGEPFVEKLYSKFPETGGRQVLTEAATLPDGRQVFVALDESVRGSDGPFYAVYLDRDRSERYGYLCGNCDGFGISMDTMGRVVCNECENRRKPTRWDASYL from the coding sequence ATGGACATCCGCGATGCAACCGCAGCGGACATCGGCGGGATTCGGGCCGTGGCCCACGACTCCCTCGCCGCGTCGTATGGACACGTACTGGAGGACGACATCATCGCGCAGGCGGTCGAGCGGTGGTACGACGAGGAGACGCTCGTCGACGACCTGGACGACCGGAGTACGGAGTTCCTCGTCGCCGCCGACGACGGGACCATCGTCGGGTTCGCACAGAGCTACGTCGTCGACCGGCGCGAGGTGGTCGGCGAAATCGACTGGCTCCACGTCGAACCCGGGAGCCGGGGCGGCGGCGTCGGCGACGAACTCCTAGCCGCGCTCGAATCCCGACTCATGGATCACGGCGTCAGCCGTATCGAGGGACGTGTCCTCGAAGCCAACGAGGCCGGCGCCGGCTTCTACGAGCGCGAGGAGTTCGAGGGCATCGGCGACCGCACCGTCGACATCGGCGGCGAGCCGTTCGTCGAGAAGCTCTACTCGAAGTTCCCGGAGACCGGCGGTCGGCAGGTACTCACCGAGGCCGCGACCCTCCCCGACGGCCGACAGGTGTTCGTCGCCCTCGACGAGAGCGTCCGCGGCTCCGACGGCCCCTTCTACGCCGTCTACCTCGATCGCGACCGCTCCGAACGCTACGGCTACCTCTGTGGCAACTGCGACGGCTTCGGCATCTCGATGGACACCATGGGTCGCGTCGTCTGCAACGAGTGCGAGAACCGCCGCAAGCCGACCCGCTGGGACGCGAGTTACCTGTAG
- a CDS encoding branched-chain amino acid ABC transporter permease, with protein MSDEPAPASESEAEAGAIADTIGIWAPRGNELRIVVGTAMILALFPFVFARMPVVSDLLQGYQSLATLILIWGIFALGFDLLLGYTGLLSFGHAAFWGGAAYAAGVFSQHVSGSPILMVAAGTAFAVLLAWVLGFLSLRRGGIYFAILTLAFAQMMFYMSSSPLAFITGGENGFTGVETAELLGMFALEAELPSAAGLLLGTWLYLFVGVITLICVTLAYRILNSPYGMVFRAIRENEQRAEFVGLNVWRYRLMSFILSGLFAGIAGSLFTIHGTYVPLSSLYWTESGEVVIMTVLGGTGSLFGPMIGAGVYLYVENIVSGGHPFEFIAPFWHLILGLVFVVVIWTFPRGIWGFVRDVRDFVTGGED; from the coding sequence ATGAGCGACGAACCGGCGCCGGCGAGCGAGTCGGAGGCCGAAGCCGGTGCCATCGCCGACACCATCGGCATCTGGGCACCCCGGGGCAACGAGCTGCGCATCGTCGTCGGCACCGCCATGATCCTCGCGCTCTTCCCGTTCGTCTTCGCGCGGATGCCCGTCGTGAGCGACCTGTTGCAGGGGTACCAGAGCCTCGCGACGCTCATCCTGATCTGGGGCATCTTCGCGCTCGGCTTCGACCTCCTACTCGGTTACACCGGCCTCCTCTCGTTCGGCCACGCCGCGTTCTGGGGAGGCGCCGCCTACGCCGCCGGCGTGTTCAGTCAGCACGTCTCCGGCTCCCCCATCCTGATGGTAGCCGCGGGGACGGCCTTCGCCGTCCTCTTGGCGTGGGTGCTCGGCTTCCTGTCGCTTCGCCGGGGCGGGATCTACTTCGCCATCCTCACGCTCGCCTTCGCCCAGATGATGTTCTACATGTCCTCCTCGCCGCTCGCGTTCATCACCGGCGGGGAGAACGGCTTCACGGGGGTCGAGACGGCCGAACTGCTCGGTATGTTCGCGCTCGAAGCCGAACTTCCGTCGGCCGCTGGGCTGCTTCTTGGGACGTGGCTGTACCTCTTCGTGGGAGTCATCACGCTCATCTGCGTGACGCTCGCGTACCGCATCCTCAACTCGCCGTACGGCATGGTGTTTCGGGCCATCCGCGAGAACGAACAGCGCGCCGAGTTCGTCGGCTTGAACGTCTGGCGCTACCGGCTCATGTCGTTTATCCTCTCCGGCCTCTTCGCCGGCATCGCCGGCAGCCTCTTTACCATCCACGGCACGTACGTCCCGCTCTCCTCGCTTTACTGGACCGAGAGCGGCGAGGTAGTCATCATGACCGTCCTCGGCGGAACGGGGTCGCTGTTCGGCCCCATGATCGGTGCCGGCGTCTACCTCTACGTCGAGAACATCGTCAGCGGCGGTCACCCGTTCGAGTTCATCGCCCCGTTCTGGCATCTCATCCTCGGGCTGGTGTTCGTCGTCGTCATCTGGACTTTCCCCCGCGGCATCTGGGGGTTCGTCCGCGACGTCCGTGACTTCGTCACCGGAGGTGAAGACTGA
- a CDS encoding haloacid dehalogenase type II, giving the protein MAGLCFDMYGTLCDTSSVRARLGEVLDVPDRLVAAVDETWRRKQLQYSYQSAQMDDYEPFWTVTSHALDYALAAYDLDPDAEARDRIRDAYDHLEPFPGAVEALTRLSEAGHDVVVLSNGDPAMLERLAANAGLAPHLDDVLSADAVRTFKPDPAVYEHAAEALDRPLDDCRLISSNAWDVAGAGNAGMATTWVNRSRDPPETIGARPDREVSTLPAVADDLS; this is encoded by the coding sequence ATGGCCGGCCTCTGTTTCGACATGTACGGGACGCTCTGTGACACGAGCAGCGTGCGGGCGCGCCTCGGCGAGGTGCTCGACGTCCCCGACCGACTCGTCGCCGCCGTCGACGAGACGTGGCGGCGTAAACAGCTCCAGTACTCCTACCAGAGCGCACAGATGGACGACTACGAGCCGTTCTGGACGGTCACGTCCCACGCGCTCGACTACGCGCTCGCGGCGTACGACCTCGATCCGGACGCCGAGGCCCGCGACCGCATCCGCGACGCATACGACCATCTGGAGCCGTTCCCGGGCGCCGTCGAAGCGCTCACGCGGCTCTCCGAGGCCGGCCACGACGTGGTCGTCCTCTCGAACGGCGACCCGGCCATGCTCGAGCGCCTCGCGGCCAACGCGGGGCTCGCACCTCACCTCGACGACGTCCTGAGCGCGGACGCGGTGCGGACGTTCAAACCCGATCCTGCGGTGTACGAACACGCGGCCGAGGCGCTCGACCGCCCCCTCGACGACTGCCGGCTGATCTCCTCGAACGCGTGGGACGTGGCCGGCGCCGGTAACGCGGGCATGGCGACGACCTGGGTAAACCGCTCGCGTGACCCGCCCGAAACCATCGGCGCCCGTCCGGACCGGGAGGTGTCGACCCTGCCAGCCGTCGCCGACGACCTGAGCTGA
- a CDS encoding branched-chain amino acid ABC transporter permease: MSFHIEAITVLLNGLQQGAIYILLAVGLSIILGTLKFVNFAHGALYLVGTYAGLLLALEINLTSGQLQEWGFSTLGLGLGYIPALIIVPFVVFVVGLAMERFVVEPFKNRPDTDQILVTFGLAIILQELFRAFFGSSSLPFSQPAWAQGPPQVPFLAAIPISSWRYYVIGITAVLVLIVYLLVEFTDFGLIVRAGTRDPEMVELLGVRLSRPYIVVFGIGAALAGVAGVVGGPLNPVNPTIGNEILVPAFLTVVIGGVGSIAGAVLGGILFGLTQAILVATYSAWAQVGLYAIAAVVLLVRPQGLLGEAEVAP, translated from the coding sequence ATGAGCTTTCACATCGAGGCGATCACCGTCCTGCTCAACGGTCTCCAACAGGGTGCGATCTACATCCTCCTCGCCGTGGGCCTGTCGATCATCCTCGGCACGCTGAAGTTCGTCAACTTCGCCCACGGGGCGCTGTACCTCGTCGGTACCTACGCAGGACTGCTGTTGGCCCTCGAAATCAACCTGACGAGCGGACAGCTACAGGAGTGGGGGTTCTCGACGCTCGGCCTCGGCCTGGGGTACATCCCGGCCCTGATCATCGTTCCCTTCGTCGTCTTCGTCGTCGGACTGGCGATGGAGCGGTTCGTCGTCGAACCGTTCAAGAATCGGCCGGACACGGATCAGATCCTCGTCACGTTCGGGCTGGCGATCATCCTGCAGGAACTGTTCCGGGCGTTCTTCGGATCGAGCAGTCTACCGTTCAGTCAGCCCGCGTGGGCGCAGGGACCGCCTCAGGTGCCTTTCCTCGCGGCCATCCCCATCTCCTCGTGGCGGTACTACGTCATCGGCATCACGGCCGTGCTGGTGTTGATCGTCTACCTCCTCGTGGAGTTCACGGACTTCGGGCTGATCGTCCGCGCCGGGACCCGTGACCCCGAGATGGTCGAACTCCTCGGCGTCCGGCTGAGCCGGCCGTACATCGTCGTCTTCGGTATCGGTGCGGCTCTGGCCGGCGTCGCGGGCGTCGTCGGCGGCCCGCTCAACCCGGTCAACCCGACCATCGGCAACGAGATTCTCGTGCCCGCGTTCCTGACCGTCGTCATCGGCGGCGTCGGCTCCATCGCCGGCGCCGTCCTCGGGGGCATACTGTTCGGGCTGACACAGGCCATCCTCGTGGCGACGTACTCCGCGTGGGCACAGGTCGGACTCTACGCCATCGCCGCGGTCGTCCTGCTCGTCCGACCGCAGGGACTGCTCGGTGAGGCGGAGGTGGCCCCATGA
- a CDS encoding ABC transporter ATP-binding protein, translating into MPLLETEDLVKEFGGLVATDDVNLAVEEDERVSIIGPNGAGKSTLINLITRRLDPTSGDIRFKGESIVNRDPHEVVQMGVSKSFQTASIFSELTVRENAEIAALAAEHGSFGFKFLEHRDSLTGVHEVARDTLDAVGLLDQADRTAAELPYGDKRRLEIGIALAAEPDLLLMDEPTAGMSPEETEATVDLVEEVKRDMGLTFVLIEHDMEIVFSVSDRIVVLNRGRIIAEGTPDEIRGDPEVQEAYLGGVDL; encoded by the coding sequence ATGCCGCTGCTCGAAACGGAGGATCTCGTCAAGGAGTTCGGTGGCCTCGTCGCCACCGACGACGTGAACCTCGCCGTCGAGGAGGACGAACGCGTCTCGATCATCGGGCCGAACGGGGCCGGGAAGTCGACGCTCATCAATCTCATCACGCGCCGTCTCGATCCCACGTCCGGCGACATCCGGTTCAAAGGCGAGTCGATCGTGAACCGCGACCCCCACGAGGTGGTCCAGATGGGGGTCAGCAAGTCCTTCCAGACCGCCTCCATCTTCTCCGAGCTCACCGTGCGTGAAAACGCCGAGATCGCCGCGCTCGCAGCCGAGCACGGCTCGTTCGGGTTCAAGTTCCTCGAACACCGGGACAGCCTCACCGGCGTCCACGAGGTAGCACGGGACACGCTCGACGCCGTCGGGCTCCTCGACCAAGCCGACCGGACCGCCGCCGAACTCCCCTACGGCGACAAACGGCGCCTCGAGATCGGCATCGCGCTCGCGGCCGAACCCGACCTCCTCCTCATGGACGAACCGACGGCGGGGATGTCGCCCGAGGAAACCGAGGCGACGGTCGACCTCGTCGAGGAGGTCAAACGCGACATGGGGCTCACCTTCGTCCTCATCGAACACGACATGGAGATCGTCTTCAGCGTCTCGGATCGGATCGTCGTCCTCAACCGCGGCCGGATCATCGCCGAGGGGACGCCGGACGAGATTCGCGGTGATCCCGAGGTGCAGGAGGCGTATCTCGGGGGGGTGGACCTGTGA
- a CDS encoding ABC transporter ATP-binding protein, whose product MSLLDVETVDAYYGESHILRDLSVTVEEGEICALLGRNGAGKTTTLRSIAGAKPPEIRNGSVTFKGDDITSLPADDVAMQGISLVPEERRVFPNLTVAENLRIAEVSRNRSNTWRRPLTATGRSMSTEEVYGDFPRLRERKTQKAGTLSGGEQQMLAIARALKQSTDLLLLDEPYEGLAPKIVEDVEAAIERISDQGVTILLVEQNAAAAIKIADRAYVVDQGRIVFDGTADELREDEATRDRYLGV is encoded by the coding sequence GTGAGCCTGCTCGACGTCGAGACCGTCGACGCCTACTACGGCGAGAGCCACATCCTGCGTGACCTCTCGGTCACCGTCGAAGAGGGGGAGATCTGTGCGCTCCTCGGCCGCAACGGCGCGGGCAAGACGACGACCCTCCGGTCGATCGCCGGCGCGAAACCTCCGGAGATCCGCAACGGATCGGTGACGTTCAAGGGCGACGACATCACGTCGCTGCCCGCCGACGACGTGGCGATGCAGGGCATCTCGCTGGTGCCGGAGGAGCGGCGCGTCTTCCCGAACCTCACCGTCGCGGAGAACCTCCGGATCGCGGAGGTGTCGCGCAACCGCTCGAACACGTGGCGTCGACCACTCACTGCGACCGGGCGATCCATGTCGACCGAGGAGGTGTACGGGGACTTCCCGCGCCTTCGCGAGCGCAAGACCCAGAAGGCCGGCACGCTCTCCGGCGGTGAACAACAGATGCTCGCCATCGCCCGCGCGCTCAAACAGAGCACCGACCTCCTCCTGTTGGACGAACCCTACGAGGGACTCGCCCCCAAGATCGTCGAGGACGTCGAGGCGGCCATCGAGCGCATCAGCGACCAAGGCGTGACGATCCTCTTGGTCGAGCAGAACGCCGCAGCCGCCATCAAAATCGCCGACCGAGCGTACGTCGTCGATCAGGGACGGATCGTCTTCGACGGCACCGCCGACGAACTCCGAGAGGACGAAGCCACCCGCGACCGCTATCTGGGGGTCTGA